One segment of Bradyrhizobium sp. WD16 DNA contains the following:
- a CDS encoding aldo/keto reductase, producing MQTIQAHGAVIPAIGLGTWELSGRSCSRIVEQAIRLGYRHIDTAQVYENEREVGEGVRGSGIKRDEVFITTKIWTTHFAPLDLIRSVRESLARLRMDHVDLVLLHWPNPHVALHETLRGLGRVREAGLARHVGLSNFTVALIEQAMAMTPVPLVCNQIEYHPFLSQDKVLAACRHFGLAVMAYSPIARGRIKNDATLGRIAARYGKTPAQVCLRWLVQQGAAAIPRTSRIERLSENIAIEDFALSDADMAEIFALGSPAGRLTNYAFSPVWD from the coding sequence ATGCAGACCATTCAAGCTCACGGCGCGGTGATTCCGGCCATCGGTCTCGGCACCTGGGAGCTGAGCGGGCGCAGCTGCAGCCGCATCGTCGAGCAGGCGATCAGGCTCGGCTATCGCCACATCGACACCGCCCAGGTCTACGAGAATGAACGCGAGGTGGGCGAAGGGGTGCGCGGCTCCGGCATCAAGCGCGATGAGGTCTTCATCACCACCAAGATCTGGACCACCCACTTCGCCCCGCTCGATCTGATCCGCTCGGTTCGGGAGAGCCTGGCGCGCCTGCGGATGGACCACGTCGATCTCGTGCTGCTCCACTGGCCAAATCCGCACGTCGCCCTGCACGAGACGCTTCGCGGGCTCGGGCGGGTGCGCGAGGCCGGCCTCGCGCGTCATGTCGGCCTGTCGAATTTCACGGTGGCGCTGATCGAACAGGCCATGGCGATGACGCCGGTGCCGCTCGTCTGCAATCAGATCGAGTACCATCCCTTCCTGTCGCAGGACAAAGTGCTGGCGGCCTGCCGGCACTTCGGCCTCGCCGTCATGGCCTATAGCCCGATCGCCAGGGGCAGGATCAAGAACGATGCAACGCTCGGCCGCATCGCGGCCCGCTACGGCAAGACCCCGGCGCAGGTCTGCCTGCGCTGGCTGGTCCAGCAGGGCGCGGCCGCGATCCCCCGCACTTCCAGGATCGAGCGCCTGTCGGAAAACATCGCCATCGAGGACTTTGCCCTCTCCGACGCCGACATGGCCGAGATCTTCGCCCTCGGCTCGCCCGCTGGGCGGCTGACCAATTACGCCTTTTCGCCTGTCTGGGATTGA
- a CDS encoding YdcF family protein, which produces MFFTLSKVFGFFAVPSNAIGALFGLAVIFFLLHRRRAAKWCSSVAIAALLIIGYSPLATIGLLTLTERFPPWRDNGAPPDGIIVLGGAIDSEASVARGDIEMDSSAERIFAMLDLARRYPAARIVFSGGSGNLIMNSVSEAPIAGRLLHEFGIEPSRITLEPGSRTTDENASFTRALVAPKPGERWLLVTSAFHMPRSVAVFRAAGFDVEPYPVDYRTRGWRDAALPFDLLSGGLARADVVAHEWTGLIVYWLSGKSRELFPAPRPID; this is translated from the coding sequence ATGTTCTTCACGCTGTCCAAGGTCTTCGGCTTCTTCGCCGTTCCTTCCAACGCCATCGGGGCGCTGTTCGGCCTCGCCGTGATCTTCTTCCTGCTGCATCGACGCCGCGCGGCGAAGTGGTGCTCCAGCGTCGCGATCGCCGCGCTTCTGATCATCGGCTACTCGCCGCTTGCGACCATCGGGCTGTTGACGCTGACCGAGCGCTTTCCGCCGTGGCGCGACAACGGCGCGCCGCCCGATGGCATCATCGTGCTCGGCGGGGCAATCGATTCCGAGGCGAGCGTTGCGCGTGGCGACATCGAGATGGATTCCTCGGCGGAGCGCATCTTCGCCATGCTCGATCTCGCCAGGCGCTATCCCGCCGCCCGCATCGTGTTTTCCGGCGGCAGCGGCAACCTGATCATGAATTCGGTATCCGAAGCCCCCATCGCCGGACGCCTGCTGCACGAGTTCGGCATCGAACCCTCGCGCATCACGCTGGAGCCGGGCTCGCGCACCACGGACGAGAATGCGAGCTTCACGCGTGCTCTGGTGGCGCCCAAGCCCGGCGAACGCTGGCTGCTGGTGACCTCGGCTTTTCACATGCCGCGGTCGGTGGCGGTGTTCCGGGCGGCGGGTTTCGATGTCGAGCCGTATCCGGTCGATTACCGCACCCGCGGCTGGCGCGATGCAGCACTGCCATTCGACCTGCTCAGCGGAGGGCTTGCCCGCGCCGATGTCGTCGCCCATGAATGGACCGGGCTGATCGTCTACTGGCTGAGCGGCAAGAGCCGGGAATTGTTCCCGGCACCGAGGCCCATCGACTGA
- a CDS encoding DUF3253 domain-containing protein, with product MNGSDSIMASRQPPALEDAIMQTLAKVAGKTLSPPEIALAIGDGADWHHLLVPIRRAAVALARAGRLIIYRKGKPVDPDDFRGVYRLGLPRHD from the coding sequence ATGAACGGTTCCGATTCGATAATGGCCTCGCGCCAGCCCCCCGCGCTCGAAGACGCGATCATGCAGACGCTGGCGAAAGTCGCCGGCAAGACCCTGAGCCCGCCCGAGATCGCCCTCGCGATCGGCGACGGCGCCGACTGGCACCACCTCCTCGTTCCGATCCGGCGAGCTGCTGTGGCGTTGGCCCGGGCCGGGCGGCTGATCATCTATCGCAAGGGCAAGCCGGTCGATCCCGACGACTTCCGCGGCGTCTACCGCCTCGGGCTGCCGCGGCACGATTGA
- a CDS encoding glutathione S-transferase family protein yields the protein MGLRLVIGNKNYSTWSMRPWVALRAAGIAFDETLIPLYTGEADKQRILAVTPSGKVPALVDGDITVWDSLAIIEYAAERFPGAGLWPTDQAARAHARSISAEMHSSFAALRRECGMNIHRPIGAKALSAEAEADIARIKAIWTDCLTRYGGPYLFGKVGGADAMYAPVVHRFRGYAIPVAGAVANYLATMQVLPAFREWTEAALAETIVIPRFEDD from the coding sequence GTGGGCCTCAGGCTCGTCATCGGCAATAAAAATTATTCGACCTGGTCGATGCGGCCGTGGGTGGCGCTGCGCGCCGCTGGCATCGCTTTCGACGAGACCTTGATCCCGCTCTATACCGGCGAGGCCGACAAGCAGCGCATTCTCGCAGTGACGCCTTCAGGCAAGGTGCCGGCGCTGGTCGACGGCGACATCACGGTGTGGGATTCGCTCGCGATCATCGAATATGCGGCCGAACGCTTTCCCGGCGCGGGGCTGTGGCCGACGGACCAGGCGGCGCGGGCCCATGCCCGGTCGATTTCGGCTGAGATGCATTCGTCGTTCGCTGCCCTGCGCCGTGAGTGCGGCATGAATATTCATCGGCCGATCGGCGCCAAGGCCCTGTCGGCTGAGGCCGAAGCCGACATCGCCCGGATCAAGGCGATTTGGACTGACTGCCTGACGCGCTATGGCGGTCCCTACTTGTTCGGCAAGGTGGGGGGGGCCGATGCCATGTACGCGCCGGTGGTGCACCGCTTCCGCGGCTATGCCATTCCCGTCGCGGGGGCGGTAGCCAATTACTTGGCAACCATGCAGGTCCTGCCGGCCTTTCGAGAATGGACCGAGGCGGCCCTCGCCGAGACGATCGTCATCCCGCGGTTCGAGGACGACTGA
- a CDS encoding DUF1489 family protein — MPLHLVKLSVGTESFMDLDGWIKQRAKQAAAAGKPRRHIHVTRMTPKRDAELLDGGSIYWVIRGEITARERILAIEPFRDKDGIGRCRLVMDAKLVPVAPRPMRPFQGWRYLADKDAPPDLSSRDDGVAAMPEPLRRELRELGLL; from the coding sequence ATGCCGCTTCACCTCGTCAAGCTCAGTGTCGGCACAGAGTCCTTCATGGACCTCGATGGCTGGATCAAACAGCGCGCCAAGCAGGCCGCCGCAGCGGGCAAACCGCGGCGCCACATCCATGTCACGCGGATGACGCCGAAGCGCGACGCGGAGCTGCTCGACGGCGGGTCGATCTACTGGGTCATCCGCGGCGAGATCACGGCGCGTGAGCGCATCCTCGCCATCGAGCCGTTTCGCGACAAGGACGGCATCGGCCGTTGCCGGCTGGTGATGGATGCGAAACTGGTCCCGGTCGCGCCGCGGCCGATGCGGCCATTCCAGGGCTGGCGCTACCTCGCCGACAAGGACGCGCCGCCCGATCTGAGCAGCCGTGACGACGGCGTCGCCGCCATGCCCGAGCCGCTGCGCCGCGAACTGCGCGAACTGGGTCTGCTCTGA
- the panC gene encoding pantoate--beta-alanine ligase produces the protein MPRSPLIARSLPVLKRSVDRLRTRKANLALVPTMGALHEGHLSLVRLARRRADKVAVSIFVNPTQFAPHEDLDAYPRTWKSDLAKLTEEGVDLVWAPTAPAMYPEGFVTRVQVEGPATAGLEDRFRPHFFSGVATVVAKLFTQVRPEFAVFGEKDYQQLKVVTRMASDLDLGVRIVGAPVVRERDGLAMSSRNVYLSPDERATAPVLYRVLKDAARNIKAGDDLASVLGVGCARIAQAGFALDYLEVRHADTLAPVRSITEGPLRLLVAARIGGTRLIDNVRV, from the coding sequence ATGCCCCGCTCGCCGCTGATCGCCCGTTCCCTCCCTGTCCTCAAGCGCTCCGTCGACCGACTGCGCACCCGCAAGGCCAACCTCGCCCTGGTGCCCACCATGGGGGCGCTTCATGAGGGGCATTTGTCGCTGGTACGGCTGGCGCGACGGCGCGCCGACAAGGTCGCGGTATCGATCTTCGTCAATCCGACCCAGTTCGCGCCCCACGAGGACCTCGACGCCTATCCGCGAACCTGGAAATCGGATCTCGCCAAGCTCACCGAGGAAGGTGTCGATCTCGTCTGGGCACCGACCGCGCCGGCCATGTATCCAGAGGGCTTCGTCACCCGCGTCCAGGTCGAAGGCCCGGCCACCGCAGGGCTCGAGGATCGTTTCCGCCCGCACTTCTTCAGTGGCGTCGCCACCGTGGTCGCCAAGCTGTTCACCCAGGTGCGACCCGAATTCGCGGTGTTCGGCGAGAAGGACTACCAGCAGCTCAAGGTCGTCACCCGTATGGCGAGCGATCTCGACCTCGGCGTGCGCATCGTCGGCGCGCCTGTGGTGCGCGAGCGCGATGGGCTCGCGATGTCCTCGCGCAACGTCTACCTGTCACCGGACGAGCGGGCGACCGCGCCGGTGCTCTACCGGGTGCTCAAGGATGCGGCGCGCAATATCAAGGCCGGCGACGATCTCGCAAGCGTGCTTGGCGTCGGCTGCGCCCGGATCGCGCAGGCCGGTTTTGCGCTGGATTATCTCGAGGTGCGCCACGCCGACACGCTCGCCCCGGTCCGCTCGATCACCGAGGGGCCTCTACGGCTCCTCGTCGCCGCCAGGATCGGCGGCACCCGGCTGATCGACAATGTCCGTGTCTGA